In a single window of the Elaeis guineensis isolate ETL-2024a chromosome 4, EG11, whole genome shotgun sequence genome:
- the LOC105037452 gene encoding cytochrome P450 78A3, which yields METSVERWWILPLTLSPNILKGPSSPSSSSSSIALTLFSIAILAILAWLANSLLHWAFPGGPAWGKYWMRKTNSTASMTIPGPTGLPFVGSMGLMSGLAHRRLATAATCLGAKRLMAFSIGETRAIISSHPDVAKEILNSPAFADRSPTEAAYGLMFHRAIGFAPYGTYWRTLRRIAATHLFSPKQVDDFSPHRSHIADQMTAALRRSTHRDVQVRRILRRSLLCYIMQFVFGKTYELCSASEEIEELLCMVEEGYDLLGEKNWSDHFPLLAGLDIQKIRSRCSNLVNKAYSFLYPIIEEHRATATGGRTTAPDFVDILISLQESEGLSDSDMVAILWEMIFRGTDAMAVLMEWTLARVVLHPHIQAKVHQELDHVVGTSRRRRVTETDAPRLVYLQALLKEVLRMHPPGPLQSWSRLAISDTLVDGHLVPAGTTAMVNIWAICRDPDIWEDPLEFKPERFLSKDGDMEVEFSVMGTDLRLAPFGSGRRSCPGKGLAMRTVSFWMASLLHDYEWLPSEAKGVDLSEVLRLSSEMAAPLEVRVQLRRHA from the exons ATGGAAACCTCTGTGGAGAGATGGTGGATCCTGCCCTTAACCCTATCTCCAAACATCTTAAAAGGCCCGTCATCACCTTCTTCTTCATCATCTTCGATTGCACTCACTCTCTTTTCCATTGCCATCCTTGCCATTCTGGCATGGCTAGCCAACTCCCTTCTCCACTGGGCCTTCCCCGGCGGCCCTGCCTGGGGGAAGTACTGGATGAGGAAGACAAACTCCACCGCCTCGATGACGATACCCGGCCCCACGGGCCTCCCTTTCGTGGGGAGCATGGGCCTCATGTCGGGCCTCGCCCACCGCCGTCTAGCCACCGCCGCCACCTGTCTTGGTGCAAAGAGACTCATGGCCTTCTCCATAGGCGAGACCCGAGCCATCATCTCCTCCCACCCCGATGTCGCCAAGGAGATCCTCAACAGTCCGGCGTTCGCCGACCGTTCCCCTACTGAAGCAGCCTACGGCCTCATGTTCCACCGCGCTATCGGCTTCGCCCCCTATGGCACCTACTGGCGTACCCTCCGCCGGATCGCCGCCACCCACCTCTTCTCCCCCAAGCAAGTCGATGACTTCTCTCCTCACCGCTCCCACATCGCCGACCAAATGACAGCTGCTCTTCGGAGAAGCACCCATAGAGATGTACAAGTTCGAAGAATTCTGCGGCGGTCCTTGCTGTGCTACATCATGCAGTTTGTGTTCGGTAAGACGTATGAGTTGTGCTCGGCAAGCGAGGAGATTGAAGAACTTCTTTGCATGGTGGAGGAAGGTTACGACCTGCTCGGGGAGAAGAACTGGTCTGATCATTTCCCACTTCTTGCTGGCCTCGACATTCAGAAAATCCGGTCCAGATGCTCAAATCTCGTCAATAAGGCATATAGTTTCTTGTATCCGATAATTGAAGAGCACCGAGCTACGGCAACTGGTGGAAGAACAACAGCACCGGACTTTGTTGATATATTGATCTCCCTGCAGGAAAGTGAGGGCCTGTCAGACTCTGACATGGTTGCCATTCTATGG GAGATGATATTTAGAGGGACGGATGCAATGGCAGTGTTGATGGAGTGGACACTGGCTCGAGTTGTCCTCCACCCACACATCCAAGCCAAGGTCCACCAAGAGCTCGATCATGTCGTCGGGACTTCCCGGCGCCGGCGGGTGACTGAAACTGATGCACCGAGACTGGTATACTTGCAAGCCTTACTGAAAGAAGTTCTCAGGATGCACCCACCAGGCCCGCTCCAATCCTGGAGTCGGCTTGCAATATCCGACACCCTTGTCGACGGCCATCTTGTTCCTGCCGGCACGACTGCCATGGTGAACATATGGGCAATATGCCGCGATCCTGATATCTGGGAGGATCCTCTGGAGTTCAAGCCTGAGAGGTTTCTGAGCAAGGATGGAGACATGGAGGTGGAGTTCTCGGTGATGGGGACCGATCTCCGGCTCGCACCGTTTGGGTCAGGAAGGAGAAGCTGCCCCGGCAAGGGGCTGGCGATGAGGACAGTCAGCTTCTGGATGGCTTCCCTGCTTCATGACTATGAATGGCTGCCGTCGGAAGCGAAAGGCGTCGATCTATCAGAGGTTCTCAGGCTGTCGTCCGAGATGGCGGCGCCGCTTGAGGTGAGGGTCCAGCTCAGGCGACATGCATGA